A DNA window from Carassius gibelio isolate Cgi1373 ecotype wild population from Czech Republic chromosome A8, carGib1.2-hapl.c, whole genome shotgun sequence contains the following coding sequences:
- the abt1 gene encoding activator of basal transcription 1, giving the protein MALPEKNEITADLETQPMVDEEELNDCKREEDEKLEENAGDAEQEMNCEDDSADGEALDLDINEEDDSEKPKGKKCIPGIVYLGHIPPRMRPKHMRTMLSVYGEIGRIFLQPEDRCVKRKKKKAGSNSSSFTEGWVEFRDKRIAKRVAASLHNTPMANKKRSRFSSDLWSMKYLHRFQWCHLSERLAYEQTVYHQRMRTEISQAKKETNFYLASVEKSQRLESLRKKKEKKGEVIEEKTWDYKQRPTEEEIHLKRFKNKGLSKKNLQKAQEKSKTIQDKAQSNVSLLAKIFSSRKAQD; this is encoded by the exons ATGGCTCTTCCGGAGAAGAATGAAATTACAGCAGACCTAGAAACACAACCCATGGTCGATGAAGAAGAGTTGAATGACTGTAAACGAGAGGAAGATGAGAAGCTGGAGGAGAATGCAGGCGATGCTGAGCAGGAGATGAACTGTGAAGATGACAGTGCTGATGGTGAAGCTCTTGATCTGGATATAAATGAAGAAGATGACTCAGAGAAACCAAAGGGCAAGAAATGTATCCCTGGTATCGTGTATTTGGGACACATTCCTCCGAGGATGAGACCAAAACACATGCGGACTATGCTGAGTGTGTACGGAGAGATCGGGAGGATCTTCCTTCAGCCTGAAG ATCGCTGTgtgaaaaggaagaaaaagaaagcagGAAGCAATTCATCCAGTTTCACGGAGGGCTGGGTGGAGTTCAGAGACAAGCGCATCGCTAAAAGAGTCGCAGCCAGTCTGCACAACACACCAATGGCCAACAAGAAGAGGAGCCGCTTCAGCAGTGACCTGTGGTCCATGAAG TACCTGCACAGGTTCCAGTGGTGCCATCTCAGCGAACGATTGGCTTACGAGCAAACGGTGTATCATCAGCGTATGAGAACAGAAATCTCCCAGGCCAAGAAGGAGACTAACTTCTACCTGGCTAGTGTGGAAAAGAGCCAGAGGCTTGAGAGCCTaaggaagaagaaggagaagaagggAGAGGTCATAGAGGAAAAGACGTGGGACTACAAACAGCGACCTACAGAAGAAGAGATCCACCTGAAACGCTTTAAGAACAAAGGCTTGTCCAAGAAGAACCTCCAGAAGGCACAAGAGAAGAGCAAAACCATCCAGGACAAAGCTCAGTCAAATGTTTCCCTCCTGGCCAAGATCTTCAGTAGTAGAAAGGCTCAGGACTGA
- the LOC128018954 gene encoding catechol O-methyltransferase A isoform X2 has translation MLLINQSMLWSLLAVTVVSAAVLYVLYHWLIPTAVQSSGWLALLWHDVIHERLLDIMTGTSRPQRMLKAIQKNATKGDPQSIISAIDYYCRHKEWAMNVGDDKGLILDSVLMEVNPSTVLELGTYCGYSTVRIARLMSPGSKLITVEFNPAFAEVARQIIAYAGLQDKVTLVEGSSGDLIPKMKERFGIKYFDFVFLDHWKDSYAPDTKLLEDCGLLKKGTVLLADNVICPGAPEYLKYVRNSPRYESRYYKSNLEYTKAEDGLEKSVFLG, from the exons ATGCTGTTAATTAACCAGAG TATGCTGTGGAGTCTGTTGGCCGTGACGGTGGTTTCAGCTGCTGTCCTGTATGTCCTCTATCACTGGCTCATCCCTACAGCTGTGCAGAGCAGCGGCTGGCTGGCACTTCTCTGGCACGATGTCATTCATGAGCGGCTCCTTGACATCATGACGGGAACATCGCGACCTCAG CGCATGCTGAAAGCCATTCAGAAGAATGCTACAAAAGGAGACCCTCAGAGCATCATCTCAGCCATCGACTATTACTGTCGACACAAAGAATGGGCCATGAACGTGGGCGATGATAAAG GGCTCATACTGGATTCAGTGTTGATGGAGGTAAACCCCAGCACGGTTCTAGAGCTCGGCACGTACTGCGGCTACTCCACCGTTCGGATCGCTCGACTGATGTCCCCTGGCTCCAAACTCATTACAGTCGAATTCAACCCAGCCTTTGCTGAAGTTGCTCGTCAGATCATCGCCTACGCGGGCCTTCAGGACAAG GTTACTCTAGTGGAGGGATCCTCTGGTGATTTAATCCCCAAGATGAAGGAACGATTTGGGATAAAATACTTTGATTTCGTGTTTCTGGACCACTGGAAAGATAGTTATGCACCAGATACTAAACTTCTTGAG GACTGTGGTCTACTGAAAAAAGGCACTGTCCTGTTGGCCGACAATGTCATTTGTCCTGGAGCCCCGGAATACTTGAAATATGTGAGGAACAGCCCACGCTATGAAAGCCGATACTACAAGTCCAACCTGGAATACACCAAAGCAGAAGATGGCCTGGAGAAATCAGTCTTCTTAGGATGA
- the LOC128018954 gene encoding catechol O-methyltransferase A isoform X3 yields MLWSLLAVTVVSAAVLYVLYHWLIPTAVQSSGWLALLWHDVIHERLLDIMTGTSRPQRMLKAIQKNATKGDPQSIISAIDYYCRHKEWAMNVGDDKGLILDSVLMEVNPSTVLELGTYCGYSTVRIARLMSPGSKLITVEFNPAFAEVARQIIAYAGLQDKVTLVEGSSGDLIPKMKERFGIKYFDFVFLDHWKDSYAPDTKLLEDCGLLKKGTVLLADNVICPGAPEYLKYVRNSPRYESRYYKSNLEYTKAEDGLEKSVFLG; encoded by the exons ATGCTGTGGAGTCTGTTGGCCGTGACGGTGGTTTCAGCTGCTGTCCTGTATGTCCTCTATCACTGGCTCATCCCTACAGCTGTGCAGAGCAGCGGCTGGCTGGCACTTCTCTGGCACGATGTCATTCATGAGCGGCTCCTTGACATCATGACGGGAACATCGCGACCTCAG CGCATGCTGAAAGCCATTCAGAAGAATGCTACAAAAGGAGACCCTCAGAGCATCATCTCAGCCATCGACTATTACTGTCGACACAAAGAATGGGCCATGAACGTGGGCGATGATAAAG GGCTCATACTGGATTCAGTGTTGATGGAGGTAAACCCCAGCACGGTTCTAGAGCTCGGCACGTACTGCGGCTACTCCACCGTTCGGATCGCTCGACTGATGTCCCCTGGCTCCAAACTCATTACAGTCGAATTCAACCCAGCCTTTGCTGAAGTTGCTCGTCAGATCATCGCCTACGCGGGCCTTCAGGACAAG GTTACTCTAGTGGAGGGATCCTCTGGTGATTTAATCCCCAAGATGAAGGAACGATTTGGGATAAAATACTTTGATTTCGTGTTTCTGGACCACTGGAAAGATAGTTATGCACCAGATACTAAACTTCTTGAG GACTGTGGTCTACTGAAAAAAGGCACTGTCCTGTTGGCCGACAATGTCATTTGTCCTGGAGCCCCGGAATACTTGAAATATGTGAGGAACAGCCCACGCTATGAAAGCCGATACTACAAGTCCAACCTGGAATACACCAAAGCAGAAGATGGCCTGGAGAAATCAGTCTTCTTAGGATGA